catTCATATGGAACAAGTTTTTAAGACtactttaattatttacttatgttaaatgaattatttctttacataaaaaaaaaactatttctcCTCAAAGTTAGCAGCAGCATGTTTGGGTCTTAAAATGAAGTTGTTCTTACAAACAatcttaaaagtagactcaatctGCAACAAGCAAACATATAAATGCGAACTTTGACTCAGCATGAATAAAATGTGagactgttttaataaattaatttttcatacaAGACAGAAAAGCCAACACTACATCGGACCGTTCATGCATTTTAATTctatcataataaattttaaaatagatttcgttgattttattttctagaaaaaTTCTTGACGTAgtgatattataaaatttaaattacaaaattaaccccAACCCACTTGTTATAACATTatcaatattttgaaaaataaattagatAATTATTGTAAATAGGAAtatcatatatttataaaaaaaatgtgggttaaaatgaaaaaaaaatgtaagaGACTTTCGGTGTTTAAGTTGGTAGCAGATATTAAGTTGTAACAAATGAATCCCTTCCATCATCTTAATACAATTATAGCATGAACTTCAGGATATCATTACATGTCATACTTTGACATGCAATCCATCAGATCCCTTCTGTTTTGGATACAGAATAGATGATCCACtcgaaaaatgaaagagtttaaGTAAAATATAATTCTAGAAAATGGATTTagacaaaaaaaatttaagactTATTTAGAAAACGGGCCAGATCTTAGGTAAGGTTTTTTTGTCCGGCCCGAATACGCCAAAAAAAAGCTGTTGTTTTTCCTTATTGTTTTGtactttttttttactattttcttgttattatttgaatattgtataactccttatttttgttactattttaaagacatttgcttGTTATATTGCacttattttagtgttatttaagtatacatatatatttattttcaatttttgggaaatatttattttaatatttttagtatttttgatatattatacatttttaaaaattatataataaataatataaaaataatacagTGGGGCTGGACCGAgccaattttaatatttttatttgggttAGGCCCGGGCAAAATATTAAACCCATTTTTTGGGCCAAACCCGAACCTAACAAAAGGGCCTAAAATTTTAGTTGGACCCGGCCTGGCCCGTCCCATCAACACCATCATGTTTGTGTCAAATAACAAGTTCAAAAAGTCTGAGGTTGTAAACCATTCACACTTCCGGAGAAAACGAGATGTTCATTTATAGTTGGATCAGCTTAGTTTGATACGTAAGCATCCGAAACTGATTAAGTATCCATGTTCTTACATCATTTAAAGATTACTTATTTATGCCAACCTTTTTTCAGGCATTCAATTATGCAACAGCTGACTTGGAATGAGCTTTGTATAGAGGGCAAATGCTACACAAGCAACGACAGGTCCAGCCCAAAAAACCCAGTGTCCGTTCCAAAGGTGGCCGCCTCTAATTAAAGCCGGACCCAAACATCTTGCAGGGTTCATCCCAACCCCTGCATATCCCTTGGTGGAAGTTACAGTAGTTGAGATAAATACGATAAGGCCCACCACAACACCAATGATAGAGCAAACCACCACTCGACCCAAGTGCTTGGCTTGACGTTTGTCAAAAGCAATCCATATGGAAGCAAAAAGAAATACAAAGGTGCAAATAATCTCCAGCCATAGGGCCTGGCTCGTCTCGAGTCCGATCACAAGTGGCCCATTTGCACTTGGCACAACAATAGTGAGGGTGCACCCACCAAGAGAAAATGTTTGCTCAATTTTGGTGTTCACCACAGACTGTAATGCCAGTGCCCCTAGTACGCCCCCAACACATTGAGCCAATATATAAATGGCGGCACGTGAAAGGGAGATAACTCCGGTAAGTGACGCGGCAAGGCTGATAACAGGATTGATGTGGCCACCGGAAATGGGAAACGTGGCTAGGAGGAGAACTGTGATAGTGACAGCAATAAGAAATGACATTATAAGGTGGGGCGTTTTTGTTTGTGTCTCGTAGGAGGAGATGACTATGGTATCCATTGCGAAGACCAACACTGCTGTCCCAAGGAGCTCTGCCAGAGATGCTCTCCAAACCTGACAATTCAGTAGCATTATAGGATTGGACTAGTAATGCCTTTAAGAAAATTAACGAGAAAAAGGAAAAGTCCAGAAACCTCCAAAGAGAAAAGCTCTTCAAGACATAAAATCTTGTTCAAGGTAGTGGGACTTTGCTTCTTCTCATCCTCAACCCTGcaaatttattttaagaaaagACAATTTCAAGTTCAATATAGTCCAAAGATTATTAAAGAATATGTGAGGCTTGCCTTGGCGTGGCAACAAAGGGCCGGACTCTAGTTCCAGTATAGGCATTTTCCTCGTCTTCAATAACACCAACAGTTCCAGTTCCAGCCATCTTTGGTTTAAAGCTATCTTGCTCCAGTTTTGCCTTGTATCTATCCTCTCTATATATAATCAATGTAACAAAAAAAAGTGCATGAAATCTTTAACTTAATTATGTAACATAGCTTTATCTTGAACTATTTAATCGGCGCTATTATCCTGCTGCTTATTTAGTATGCGATATCTGAGCTTGATTTATGCCTTTTCAACCATAAAGATGTAGGCGTTTAAGATGCTCAACCTATAAACTGCTATTTATTGACCCTGGAGGCCATTGAGAGCAATTACCGCAAGTATCTTGAGATGCAACTTGCAAGAATTAATGGCATCACGATCAAGAATAGACACTCCATATCGAGAGCTGGACCAGTTTTCAATTGGCCTCATAAATTGGGAGAGTCCAATTAATGTGAACTTGCCACACATTTGGTTGATACATATTAGCTGGTCAATCTTTATCTAGCAATATAATTAGGCAGTAGGCAGTGTTATTAAATTCCCAACTATATATGATAATGAAAAAGCAAAAGTATATTTGCAGCAGTGGACTGTGTATAAGATTGGGTTGTGGTTGCATTCAAAGTGATCAGTGGTTGGGATACAAGCATTCTCAACTGTGCGTACTTGCAACGTCTTCAATGCTCAGTTTTAGGGTTTTGGTAATAAGTGTTGTCCGAATGGTGGTTAAAGCTAGTCGTtatatattttcatcattttcaacATATAAATGAGTACCAGAAAATCCTTGAATTCAGAGTACAACAAGATGGAGTTTAGACTGAAAACCTCTAATGTCTAGGAATTTCATTTTATTAAATGTAAGGAATAATAGCTGTTGAGTAAAAGATGCTGAGAATGACAAGTTACAGCCATGGATGGATTGTATTtcttcttatttaaataaacagCAAGAAAGCCCATTGAATTTCAGAATCAACATTTCATTGCAAATTTCATCCATCCACCTGATAAACTCAAACAACACCTTTGCTTTTCACTAAACCATATTTAAATTTCACTCACCAATCAAAACTTACCATATAATGTGTGGCaagttctctcttttttttttttttggaaaatttatactttattttagaaaattataaaaatactttttaaatttataattatacaaaaatttaaaatttcataaaattctaaTCAGGTTTTCATCGGATTTTTCAGATTAAAAATTTCATATCAAAGCCAACAACCTTGTGAAAGACTAGATCGTTTGTTCACATTTTCATGTTCTGTCAGCAATAAAGACCGCCATTTTCTAATTGGTTAAACCAATTAGAGTTCTCACGTCCAGCTTGTAAGTTAGTATAGAATAAATGTACTAAGGCCCCTAATGATACtctaaaaacttttttttttaatttacaaaacaattttttttagtCAACATTGAAGAACAAAACAATATAGTGGAAATGATTCTAAAATCGGGCCAGTGAACAAATTATAGTTCTTGATTTGATTCGATTTTTTCgtttagtttaatttaataaattataaaaaaataaaaatatatttaaaaaaatagagagaatcaGTTCAATTAGTGATTTAATAAgtctaaaggaaaaaaaaaattcacttgATCGTTACAATGATTTTTGACACAATACCTAGAATTAGGCATAACCCTTCCTCAActtataaataggaggataatggaTTTTAATGCACTCGAACCCAGATATTTCTGTATTAGCAACAATACAGATATTAATCGAATTAAAACTCAATCAACAAAAAGATTgttatatatatttcataaaagATACATCCtacaataattaaatataagaGAATGAACTACAAATTTTTACTTATAATTAGTTTACGAGTATGCATGCAATCAATAAATATATGTATGGAATCCCCCCCAAAAAAAATCAAGGTCTGCATAGAAAAATTACAAGTTAAATGTTGTCTGTTTTGACGAATACATAAAGGTATATAGAGATATATAATTTCAGTTGGTAAATTAAAtattctcataaatatttttttcttaaaacaatattttaatcCAAATTTCATTTTTCTCGAAAAAAGAGGGCGAATATCTAAATTTTATTGTAAACATCATATGAAGATGAAGTTTGATTGTCCTGACATAAAATGGAAGAGAGGACAGTAATTAGTATCAACGGGTTATGATTAGAATGTTTTAGacttttatgaattttaaaagggttaaactaatattttaactatAATTTAGTGTTTGTATTGTTAAGAGATTAATGAAAATTAATTGATGACAAAACATTACAATCTGATAATATGAGTGACCATATTATAATTTTTGATAGTTGAATTTTAAAGTGATGAAATGTATAACTCACTTTTTCAGTCAATTTCTGACAATTATAAACGTAGGAAAGGATGGTATAAATTTGAGATTGATATTTCtttctaataatttaatattatttcagtATTTTCATTCTAAATTTCAGCATATAATGTTGgattaatttttcctaaaattaaaatattgaataatttttaaaagaaaatatatacatgattcatATATTCCTTTCTCCGATAAGTATGGATTTGgcatttcaattttaattaaaccTATAAGAAATCTTGGCAAAATCTTGTTCGTAATTTAAGTAGGGTCTCACTTGGCGAAAGGAACCTTCTATATATTGATTATAATGGTGTCTGATTTCAACTCGAAATGTTAGGGTATATGTGGAGCAAATTTTGTGGTTGGACTTGCAGTACCACAACATGGTTAAAGTTTACTAAAGTCCCACAATGATATCAAAAAGTTTATTTTAGTCCTTTACTATTAAAAGGAGTATTTCAGCtttattatatttgaaaatttaatattttagtctttACACATTAACTTTATCGTTAATGGAATTATATGGTTTAATGGTGACTGGCGTGgcattaaatcaaattaaaaaattaattagtctTGAAAATAAATAGAAAGATGTGACTTAATGGTGGTAACATGGACCAAACTACAAATAATTTAAACACAACAACTATATAACTATATGCAAAAaatgaacttaaaaaaaaaaaacattcggAGTAAACATCAAAATTAGTTTCTAACCTCAACTCATTCTACAAAATTATTGTTTagctttttaatttaatttaatatttgatttaatgTCACGTAAGCCACTTTTAAGTCATGTGATTCCATTAATAGCAAAGTTAACGTGgaagactaaaatattaaaattttaaacgtGTAGGGAGTAAAATGTTTCTTTTAATTGTAGAgggaataaaaaaaatgatatgGTACATGAGCTTCTTTCAAACCTTAATCGCCACAAAATTGGTTTTTTTAACATTAGTCTCATTATAGGTTCTTATCATATTTGCTCTTTTTTTATACAATGCCTAGAACTACCCATAACCCCTCCCCAACCCTTAAATAAAAGGATAAAGCACTTCAGCGCACTCAAACCCACATCCTCGTACACTGGTAATAATGCCAAtgccaatcgagttaagacttaaTCGGCAAATTAATTTTTAGTTTGTAGTTTTTGACATATTACTTGTATTTATTCCACCTTGAAATGTAACAAAATTATATACCTAGACTAGGCTACATGTACGTGTATGGAGCCTCTTCACAAGATAAGAGGATAACAACACGAGAATCTTGTCTTGATCAAAGACTATAAAGATTAAGAAGAAAAGAATCTTATTACTTTTAAAGACTTGACCACTAACTTAAAATGAATATCGAATAAGATAAAGCGACATTTTGAATTAAGGGTTAAGTGGTGCATGTTGGTGCATGGTGATAAAAAAAATATGAGAAATAAACAAAGGCTTAAAGGCGTATAACCAtgccactatctttaaggttctATTCGCCCACACCCATACTTTCGTGTGCAATAGAGTTACTAGCAAATGAACTTGAAGACACAATGTGTAATAGCCCtagcccgtatccatcgccggaataaggTTTTTGAGCATTACCAAGTAA
This window of the Gossypium arboreum isolate Shixiya-1 chromosome 12, ASM2569848v2, whole genome shotgun sequence genome carries:
- the LOC108477378 gene encoding uncharacterized protein LOC108477378 is translated as MAGTGTVGVIEDEENAYTGTRVRPFVATPRVEDEKKQSPTTLNKILCLEELFSLEVWRASLAELLGTAVLVFAMDTIVISSYETQTKTPHLIMSFLIAVTITVLLLATFPISGGHINPVISLAASLTGVISLSRAAIYILAQCVGGVLGALALQSVVNTKIEQTFSLGGCTLTIVVPSANGPLVIGLETSQALWLEIICTFVFLFASIWIAFDKRQAKHLGRVVVCSIIGVVVGLIVFISTTVTSTKGYAGVGMNPARCLGPALIRGGHLWNGHWVFWAGPVVACVAFALYTKLIPSQLLHN